Within the Musa acuminata AAA Group cultivar baxijiao chromosome BXJ2-9, Cavendish_Baxijiao_AAA, whole genome shotgun sequence genome, the region TTCTATGATGGCGTGTATTGCTGCATTGTAAAAGATGCTACAGGCGATtccaatcaatcaataaatagaAATATTCGAAGGTAAAAAATGTGATGATAGTTAATCTACCAGTATATATGATTGTTAGATGGAGACACTGTTAGGAATCCCCATCCCTGTAATTCCAGGCTTAGAGAACGGCTTCATGAGCTCGTAAGGGACGACGCCCGCTCCGACTCTGTTCTTCAGCTTAGGATCAGAATTCCGTGAATCGATGATCCCCTCGATCTCCCTTATCCTTCCATTGAATCTCTCATAGGCTCGTTGGATTACCGGATCTTTCACCCACGCCGCCTCCAGCTCGCTACCCAGGTACTCCTCGTCCACCGAATGGCTCGACAGCACATCCAGCACCGCCATCACCACCGTCGCTTGGATCTGGCTAGGCAGGCATTCAAGAAGTGATACCTCCGGCTTCCTCAAGAACCTGACAAAATTCTCCTTCTGCGCATCCTCCGTGGGCATGTTGGTGCGCGCGATAGATGGGCGATTCGGAAAGTAGCCTCCGAAGCCGTACTGCCCAAAGTTCACGGCGGCGTGGTGCGCCGACGCTACCCATATGATGGTGGTCAGGGTGTGGATGAGGCTCTCTAACGTGTTAAGTTTCGGCCACCATGGCTCGTCCTTCTTGTCGCCGTGTCCCTCGGTCCGGACCTCGTCCCACCACCTCTGGAGCTCATAGTCGTCGGTGATGTGGCTCGGATCTGGGTAGTAGTGTGAGACGTAGTCCTCAACCCACTGCTTGATGGCAGACCAGATCAGAAGGCCGTCGTTCGCGAATGGGTAGTCGTCGACGGTCAGCCGCAGGCCGTGCTCGGCTGTGGGGTCCTCAACAGCCATTCCCCTGAAATGAACGGCCAGTTTAATCCATCGTTTGCTAAGGATGACTTCCAGTAATCCGCCTGCTGTAGTGGTTAGTACCTTCGGATCAAGTCGGCGGGCAGGGCTTCCATGTCGAAGCGCCAAAGCTGGTCGTAGGCGACGGAGCTGATCTCCATGGAGTACTTGAGCGGGGAGAACGATATCTCGATGATCCCCCCGCCGTTTATGAGGGCCTGCCTTGCAAGCGCATTGATCTCCATGGTGTACCGGAAATGGGGGTGCAGCAACCGGTAGATCGGGTGCATCTCGCTGAGCTGCCGATGCGCCGCGATGCTGTAGGGCTCGACGCAACAATGTGTTCTTAGCCTGCGAGTCAAGTCACAGTTCAGATCGGTGCCGCAAGAACAGTAATCGACAATGCTAAAAGAAGGAGAAAGATGATGAACCGTACCAATGGCTGATGAGCTCGTGGTGGCACGAATCGTGAGCACGCACATGCGACTTTGCATGCCTCCATAGCCAAGCCCCGGTTGCGTCCCGACGAGGACGGAACACCTGCTTCCATTGGGGCCCCGTCGCAGAGGCTGGTATAGTAAGCTCGATCGCAAGCGGCCTCAGAGTGCCATCGTTGGTGAGGAAGAAGATGGTGCGAGACCCATACAACGTGGTGCCTTCTAGCTCCCGCACCTTGTGCACGTACGGCAACAACAGATCATGGTAATCTAACATGAACAGCCTCTTATTCTCGATTGCCTGACGAAATTAAGCAGACCTATGAGGTTCCTTTAAACACCTAATGTTGCCCTTTGATATTTAGTCAATACCTCATGCACGGTCATGACTCCGTTTATCTCTTCCTCGATCATCTCCTCCGTTATTGCTGACTCAGGAGGTCCATAGACCTCAGGGTCGAGTTTGCTTAACAGAGGAAATTCCTGCCCGATGGTGGAGATGTTAGATCATGATTCACAAAGATGACACGATAGCAAGAACTGGTCGTCACCTTGATCAGCTCAATGGCATAAGGGTTCACTCCGGCCAACGTTTGGCGAGCAAACTCTTCGTCCCTAAGCCATGAGAACTTGTCCCCTGCAATGGATACACAACGGAGCGACCTTCAGCAAACGCCAATGCGCGAAAGATAGCAGTCGAAGATAACAGGAGGTTACTCTCGATCATTTCAGGTGAATCGAACAGCAGCAGTTCCTGAGTTCCACCGGTAATGGCATTTACCAAACGAGGAAGCAAGCCTTGGAAGAAACCCACTCCTTGTCGCTTTGGCAGTGTCAAGCCATCGCCGAACAATGAGTCAATGGCATTGAAGTGCGGGAATCCGAGCTTGGCATCGATGACAGCGGTCTGGATGGAGGGAATAGCCGCACGAAGCGCCGATCGCAATGTCCTGGACGAGAAGGTCGCTGATTTGACCTCAGAGAAGGCCTCGTCTCTTGGAACGTACACGAAGCCGCTCCTTGTTTCCGATTCTGGATCTGTTTGCATGCCACAAATTATACTCAACGTACGTACTACAAAGCACCGTAACTCTACTGTACTTCCTTtcatgtcaacatatctgaatacCTTTCTTTGATCTCGGGCGGCCTGTCCTACAGCGCCTCGGATACGGGAACTCCTTGCTACCACCAAGAACTGGTCTGGTTTTGCTCACATCATGATCTGGATCACCTAGATCATTATACAGATCGTAGTCGTAGATCCTCTCGAACGCCTTTCGCTCTCCCTGACCGTCTCCTCTGATGACTTCAAGCTCTTCTTCCCTCAATCTGCGAAGCCCAGCTGGTGTTTGGGCAGGCAGGTATGACTGATTCCAAGCACAGGAAGCACATTTAGGATCAGTCGTCTATGCAATTCAAATATGTGCGCGcccacacagacacacacacacatataccttGTTGACGAAGAACAATCTCTTGTCCGTGTTGTCTGACTTGGAGTGTACCCATGATTTGCATGTTATAGTGAGCGTAGTAGCAGTAGCAGTATGATCGCTGGCGTCGAGCTTGATTTCCTCCAGAAACATCTCCTTGCGGTGCTCGTTCACTacaaaaacccctccaatgtcgcCAAAATCCTTTGGAACTTTGAAGGTAGCCTCGTACTCGATCTCATCCCCATGTTGCTTAGCCTTTTTAGCATAAGCCTTGACGGTCTCCTTTTCCCGTCCAGTCTCTTTCACATAGTCAAACAACGAGTGAATTGAGTCAAAATATGGACCACCGGACTCATGCATGCGCGGAATTAATGCTTGGTAAGGTATTGTGGTTTTGCTCGTCTTCTCTTCCCACTTGGATGAAGATATTCTCTAGCCACCAGAGCTCTAATAGCCTTTCGTTTGGCTCACTACAATAACAGGGAATGGCGCAACGTACGTCTTCCATACGTGTCTTATTCGTCCGTAGACTTTTCTTGGACTATACGACGTCTTTTGGTTAGCGTCACTCTGCCCAAATCGTTGTAGGTTGATTTGTACGTCGATGGTAGGGAATTGCAGTTCATTGTTCTTGCGATGGTTTATCTTTGTGGCACCATGTTGAATGAGAAACCTGGAATTTGGCCTCGGAGAATGCATCTTCAGGAAGAAGATTCCCAAGTTTGGGGGTCATGTTTTCTATTTGTATTTCACAAATGAAATATGGTGGGATCTTCCTCTTTTCagtacaaaaaataaaagaatcacTGGATCGACAATTTAGATGAACCGAACCTATTCTTCTATCAAATTAGACTTGAAAGTTCctaaaataatcaaaaaataataataaatcaacaaaggcaaggaagATCAATGGAGTAACTATTTCTATCATATTTTCACGTGGTTTCTCAGATCATTTGGCAAGCCAAGCCCAACTAGAACGACTCCAATTCATCATGCAAAATAATCAAGTTTAAAGATATGTGATCAAAGAGAAGGACTCCTCATGGTTTAATGTTTCTATCTATCGATgcggagtagagaagaagaaaggGAGAGAAAAGAGATGCATGTGATGATAATGGATGTTTCATGGGCGGATAATGCATACAAATGTGGCTACGAAAGCTTACTGGGATCCAGCTCGGTGCTGACGAGCTCGAGCAAGAGCGTTTTGCCGAGCAAATCCTTGACGTCGTCGATCCCGCGCGGCAGTCCAAGGTTACTCAGCAAGCCGCCCACCGTCACCTTGACGGTGGCGACCGCTTTGATGGCCAAGACGGCATCCGTCTCCGCTTGAGAGGACCGGAATTCCTTCAACGCGCAGCGTATACTGCGCACGCCGCTCCT harbors:
- the LOC103997721 gene encoding probable lipoxygenase 8, chloroplastic, whose amino-acid sequence is MLTPQLNRHASSLLFCHGGSLPSGRGVPHGPAVLVRSKKTSKRSGVRSIRCALKEFRSSQAETDAVLAIKAVATVKVTVGGLLSNLGLPRGIDDVKDLLGKTLLLELVSTELDPKTGREKETVKAYAKKAKQHGDEIEYEATFKVPKDFGDIGGVFVVNEHRKEMFLEEIKLDASDHTATATTLTITCKSWVHSKSDNTDKRLFFVNKSYLPAQTPAGLRRLREEELEVIRGDGQGERKAFERIYDYDLYNDLGDPDHDVSKTRPVLGGSKEFPYPRRCRTGRPRSKKDPESETRSGFVYVPRDEAFSEVKSATFSSRTLRSALRAAIPSIQTAVIDAKLGFPHFNAIDSLFGDGLTLPKRQGVGFFQGLLPRLVNAITGGTQELLLFDSPEMIERDKFSWLRDEEFARQTLAGVNPYAIELIKEFPLLSKLDPEVYGPPESAITEEMIEEEINGVMTVHEAIENKRLFMLDYHDLLLPYVHKVRELEGTTLYGSRTIFFLTNDGTLRPLAIELTIPASATGPQWKQVFRPRRDATGAWLWRHAKSHVRAHDSCHHELISHWLRTHCCVEPYSIAAHRQLSEMHPIYRLLHPHFRYTMEINALARQALINGGGIIEISFSPLKYSMEISSVAYDQLWRFDMEALPADLIRRGMAVEDPTAEHGLRLTVDDYPFANDGLLIWSAIKQWVEDYVSHYYPDPSHITDDYELQRWWDEVRTEGHGDKKDEPWWPKLNTLESLIHTLTTIIWVASAHHAAVNFGQYGFGGYFPNRPSIARTNMPTEDAQKENFVRFLRKPEVSLLECLPSQIQATVVMAVLDVLSSHSVDEEYLGSELEAAWVKDPVIQRAYERFNGRIREIEGIIDSRNSDPKLKNRVGAGVVPYELMKPFSKPGITGMGIPNSVSI